A genomic region of Raphanus sativus cultivar WK10039 chromosome 6, ASM80110v3, whole genome shotgun sequence contains the following coding sequences:
- the LOC108806362 gene encoding reticulon-like protein B16 gives MDSSSDNEGDYDGRNEGGSTSEDYRLLGRQVTVHQFMGGGKAADLLLWRKRHHSLGVIVLSTVAWLIFEFSGLPFLSVSSDVLLIVVLISFVLARASGFRSRHVNSLPELVLSEEMVNSAAASFRIKLNHLLVMAHDVTVGNDFRLFFKVVICLWLLSAIGCYISFCTLVYIGTILSVTIPALYSKYQSKVDKCCGLIHRQLTHHYKLVDENVISRLSWSFSKDKDS, from the exons ATGGATAGTTCGAGTGACAACGAAGGTGATTACGACGGAAGGAATGAAGGAGGATCCACATCGGAGGATTATAGATTGTTGGGTCGGCAAGTTACGGTTCATCAGTTCATGGGCGGTGGAAAAG CTGCGGACTTGCTTTTGTGGAGGAAGAGACATCATTCGTTGGGAGTTATCGTCTTATCAACCGTAGCGTGGCTTATATTCGAGTTTTCAGGATTGCCTTTCTTATCTGTTTCTTCAGATGTCTTACTGATCGTTGTCTTAATATCGTTCGTCCTTGCCCGGGCTTCTGGTTTTAGGAGCAG GCATGTGAATTCCTTACCAGAGCTTGTTCTATCTGAGGAAATGGTGAATAGTGCCGCAGCTTCTTTTCGTATCAAACTCAATCACTTACTTGTAATGGCTCATGATGTCACAGTTGGCAACGATTTTCGACTCTTCTTCAAG GTGGTGATTTGTCTGTGGCTTCTTTCTGCCATTGGTTGCTATATTTCTTTCTGCACTCTTGTTTATATCG GGACCATACTGTCTGTAACAATACCGGCTTTGTACAGCAAATATCAAAGCAAAGTAGACAAGTGTTGCGGTTTGATTCACAGGCAGTTGACTCATCACTACAAGTTAGTTGACGAAAATGTTATAAGCAGACTCTCATGGAGCTTTTCTAAGGATAAAGATTCATGA
- the LOC108809886 gene encoding RING-H2 finger protein ATL72, giving the protein MARLLLEPQANAPAEANPKARTGFNDTYFDTNMVIILAALLCALICALSLNSALRCVLRITSRFTPDQDAAASNANVNANTGRLAATTGLKKRALKQIPVGLYGSGIINMKATECLICLGDFVEGEKVRVLPKCNHGFHVRCIDTWLLSRDSCPTCRQSLALEQPSPIGCSSRRDDDVAVSVVGS; this is encoded by the coding sequence ATGGCTCGTCTGTTACTTGAGCCGCAAGCAAACGCACCGGCCGAAGCAAACCCTAAAGCCAGAACAGGCTTTAACGACACCTACTTCGACACTAATATGGTCATTATTTTAGCCGCTCTGCTCTGCGCTCTGATATGTGCTCTAAGCCTCAACTCCGCCTTGCGATGTGTGCTACGCATCACAAGCAGATTCACACCGGATCAAGACGCAGCCGCTTCAAACGCAAACGTAAACGCAAATACTGGACGTTTAGCGGCTACCACGGGGCTCAAGAAACGGGCGTTGAAACAAATCCCCGTGGGGTTGTACGGATCAGGGATCATTAACATGAAAGCTACAGAGTGTTTGATCTGTCTCGGGGATTTCGTGGAAGGAGAGAAAGTTAGGGTTTTGCCAAAATGTAACCATGGCTTTCACGTGAGGTGCATCGACACTTGGTTGCTTTCACGTGACTCTTGTCCTACTTGCAGACAATCTCTTGCCCTTGAGCAACCGTCGCCAATTGGTTGTAGTTCTCGCCGGGATGATGACGTGGCAGTTTCTGTCGTAGGGTCATAA
- the LOC130495984 gene encoding mannan endo-1,4-beta-mannosidase 3-like, translating into MKCLCLLAFLAIVITQSYNDLRAEAASSDGFVSRKGVQFILNGKPFYANGFNAYWLTYEATDPATRFKITYALQNATSHGLTVARTWGFRDGGYRALQTAPGSYDELTFQGLDFAIAEAKRLGIKLIITFVNNYSDFGGRKQYVDWAKSQGQAVNSEDDFYVNPTVKQFFKNHVKKMVDRVNTFTKIAYKDEPTIMAWELMNEPQCKADPSGKTLTAWIGEMATYVKSLDSKHLLTTGLEGFYGDSSPQRKASLNPVAANVLGTDFIANHLFDAIDFASIHSYPDLWFPNLYETSRLDFLIKWLESHMEDAQNILKKPLILGEFGKPSNTPNYTLAQRDAVFNATFNTIYASAKKDGPIAGALFWHLISGGMKNFEDALSIVLSDKTSTVKIIGQQSHKLGLIGGRGKLSHKIKI; encoded by the exons atgaaGTGTTTGTGTTTGCTCGCGTTTCTAGCAATTGTGATCACACAAAGCTATAACGATCTAAGAGCAGAGGCTGCGTCGAGTGATGGTTTCGTGAGTAGGAAAGGCGTCCAGTTTATTCTCAACGGGAAACCATTTTACGCCAATGGATTCAATGCCTACTGGCTCACGTACGAAGCCACCGATCCGGCCACAAGGTTTAAAATCACCTACGCCCTTCAAAACGCGACCAGTCACGGTCTGACCGTAGCACGCACATGGGGTTTCAGAGATGGCGGTTACCGTGCTCTCCAAACCGCCCCTGGTTCCTACGATGAACTAACGTTTCAG ggtttggattttgCGATAGCCGAAGCAAAAAGACTGGGTATAAAATTGATAATCACCTTTGTCAATAACTATTCTGACTTCGGAGGAAGGAAACAATACGTGGATTGGGCTAAAAGTCAAGGCCAAGCCGTGAATTCAGAAGACGATTTCTACGTAAACCCTACTGTTAAACAGTTCTTCAAGAACCACGTTAAG AAAATGGTGGACAGAGTGAATACATTTACCAAAATTGCATACAAAGACGAACCAACCATTATGGCTTGGGAGCTCATGAACGAACCCCAATGCAAAGCAGATCCAAGTGGGAAAACCCTGACGGCTTGGATTGGTGAAATGGCTACTTACGTAAAATCACTTGATTCAAAACATCTCCTAACTACCGGTCTTGAAGGCTTCTATGGTGACTCATCTCCTCAGAGAAAAGCTTCTTTAAATCCAGTTGCAGCAAACGTTCTTGGAACCGATTTCATCGCTAATCACTTATTTGACGCCATTGATTTCGCATCGATTCACTCTTACCCTGACTTATg gtttccAAACCTATATGAGACATCTCGATTGGACTTCTTAATAAAATGGCTTGAAAGCCATATGGAAGATGCACAAAACATTCTTAAAAAACCTCTAATCCTAGGAGAATTCGGGAAGCCATCGAATACACCAAACTATACTCTAGCTCAGAGAGATGCTGTCTTCAATGCAACGTTCAACACCATTTACGCGTCTGCGAAAAAAGACGGTCCAATCGCAGGTGCACTGTTTTGGCACCTTATTAGCGGCGGTATGAAAAATTTTGAAGATGCCCTCTCCATTGTTCTTAGTGACAAAACTTCG